A genomic window from Desulfovibrio gilichinskyi includes:
- the queD gene encoding 6-carboxytetrahydropterin synthase QueD codes for MKQGKWKLKVKKDFAAAHQLRNYNGKCENMHGHNFGVEVEVEGCKLDPEVEIVMDFKVLKTELADVLETLDHKDLNKIEYFKNRNPSSENLARYVYEEMKKRVETDEIKLIYASVSENESSVATYSEI; via the coding sequence ATGAAACAGGGAAAATGGAAACTTAAAGTAAAAAAAGACTTTGCAGCGGCTCACCAGTTAAGAAACTACAACGGGAAATGCGAAAATATGCATGGCCATAATTTCGGTGTAGAAGTTGAAGTGGAAGGATGTAAACTTGATCCTGAAGTAGAAATAGTTATGGACTTCAAAGTGCTTAAAACCGAACTAGCGGATGTTTTAGAAACACTCGATCATAAAGACCTTAACAAAATCGAGTATTTCAAAAACAGAAATCCATCTTCGGAAAATCTGGCGCGCTATGTATATGAAGAAATGAAAAAAAGAGTTGAGACAGACGAAATCAAGCTGATTTACGCTTCTGTTTCTGAAAATGAATCATCAGTAGCGACATACAGCGAAATTTAA
- a CDS encoding ATP-binding protein, translating to MHSFVLEAVPNPEESREIARRAVLILKKFILDENILHDIDLVLTEACSNVARHAYEKIADCNKLELKIEIFPPDHIVLEIADWGKGLCSESIDFSMPSPEAVGGRGMFIMSKLMDSFELVKENGKNIIRLTRKIEEDQWKTKE from the coding sequence ATGCATAGTTTTGTGCTGGAAGCGGTTCCCAACCCTGAAGAAAGTAGAGAAATTGCCAGAAGAGCCGTTCTCATACTTAAAAAATTCATTTTAGATGAAAACATACTTCACGACATAGACTTGGTTTTGACTGAAGCATGCTCCAATGTAGCCAGACACGCTTATGAAAAAATCGCTGACTGCAACAAGCTGGAACTTAAAATAGAAATTTTCCCGCCGGATCACATTGTTCTGGAAATTGCGGACTGGGGGAAAGGTCTTTGTTCTGAATCAATTGACTTCTCCATGCCTTCGCCGGAAGCGGTAGGAGGACGCGGCATGTTCATTATGTCAAAATTGATGGATTCCTTCGAACTTGTTAAAGAAAATGGCAAGAACATAATCAGGCTAACTCGGAAAATAGAGGAAGATCAATGGAAGACGAAAGAATAA
- the dnaE gene encoding DNA polymerase III subunit alpha, which yields MSEFVHLHVHTEYSLLDGAIRIKDLCQRAKDLGMPAVSITDHGTMFGAVVFYMTALEMGIKPIIGCEVYVAPGDIDDEDAHKRKDRRERYHLILLAKNQQGYKNLIKLVSLGYLEGFHYKPRVSKYLLNKYSEGLVCLSACLAGEVCKSLMNEGIDAGVKMAQTYAQIFPDNFYIEIQANGLAIQEDANKLLIECANRTGLPLVATNDCHYLTKDDYEAHDLLLCIQTQTTVDAEKRMRMDTDELYFKAPEEFEEYFAHVPEAIANTQRIAEMCNLEIELGNYYFPEYELAEGMTINSEFEKLCRDGLKRRLSKLPYEVDEKKYWKRLDYELGVIIEMGFPAYFLIVQDFINWAKDHRIPVGPGRGSAAGSIVAWSLRITNIDPLPFDLLFERFLNVERISMPDIDVDFCERRRLEVVKYCSEKYGWDHVAQITTFGTMKAKAVIKDVGRAMGMTFAETDKIAKLIPDDPGLLAKMLGVSKAKINVENAVKAVPELQNMADFDPKIAKLIDIAKRLEGMSRHASTHAAGVVISDKPMMDYLPLYLGKKGEVVTQFDMKKVEKVGLIKFDFLGLRTMTVVEDCLDIIREQGKEAPDLENLILDDQATYDIFCKGDTDGVFQVESSGMRKYLRMLKPNCFEDIIAMLALYRPGPLGSGMVDEFIKRKHGEIEVSYLYPTLEASLASTYGVIVYQEQVMAAAMTIANYSLGEGDLLRRAMGKKDPDEMSKQRVRFLEGARENEIPEKTANAIFDLMEEFAAYGFNKSHSAAYALISYYTAFLKAHFPVEFMAALMSTEMNNTEKIIIYINACRDLEVTVRQPDINLGKARFSVHEGDIIYGMAGIKNVGEEAINEIVIEREKNGPFAGLIDFCSRVNLRRVTKRVIEYLIRAGAMDSLDVTRAGLMAGLDKAVSYGQRKTKEKESGMLNMLDMLGGSGGADSEPAPVTFDEFNAEEWGDEEKLKLEKEALGFFLTSHPLLAYRHEMKRLGIVTIDECKQMSNGAQVRLGVIIPSYKEYVTKKGDKMAFCQMEDMTGSGELTMLPNTFAVAGHFLTQDQPLLVKGKIDLRDQEDAPSDAPKQAKVLAEEVSLLSNAQAGCQEAVPLPVNGAHCSEEGIKELKAILGGYPGSAPVTLQLFLEEAICSLRLGPSYSIRPNGDFWKEFNSWRKKGSVQAG from the coding sequence ATGTCAGAATTTGTCCATCTACATGTTCACACCGAATACAGCCTGCTTGACGGTGCTATCCGCATTAAGGATTTATGTCAGCGAGCTAAAGATTTAGGAATGCCTGCTGTTTCCATTACCGACCACGGAACCATGTTCGGAGCCGTGGTGTTCTATATGACTGCGCTTGAAATGGGCATAAAACCTATTATCGGTTGTGAAGTATATGTGGCCCCGGGCGACATTGATGACGAGGACGCGCACAAAAGAAAAGATCGCAGGGAGCGGTATCACCTGATACTTTTAGCTAAAAATCAGCAAGGATATAAAAATCTTATCAAGCTTGTATCTCTTGGATACCTTGAAGGATTTCACTACAAACCGCGCGTAAGTAAATACCTGCTCAATAAATATAGTGAAGGACTGGTCTGCCTTTCTGCCTGCCTTGCAGGTGAAGTGTGCAAATCGCTGATGAATGAAGGAATCGATGCGGGCGTTAAAATGGCGCAGACTTATGCCCAGATTTTCCCTGACAACTTTTACATTGAAATTCAGGCCAACGGGCTAGCTATACAGGAAGACGCCAATAAACTGCTGATCGAGTGTGCCAACCGCACAGGCTTACCTCTTGTTGCCACTAACGACTGTCACTATCTGACCAAAGATGACTACGAAGCTCACGACCTGCTCCTGTGCATTCAGACCCAGACAACTGTGGATGCTGAAAAAAGAATGCGTATGGATACCGATGAACTTTACTTCAAGGCCCCTGAAGAATTCGAAGAATATTTCGCACACGTTCCTGAAGCCATAGCCAACACTCAGCGCATCGCGGAAATGTGCAATCTGGAAATTGAACTCGGCAATTACTACTTTCCGGAATACGAGCTTGCGGAAGGGATGACCATCAACTCTGAATTCGAAAAACTTTGCCGTGACGGTTTGAAAAGAAGGCTGTCCAAGCTTCCATATGAAGTTGATGAAAAAAAATATTGGAAAAGACTCGATTATGAACTGGGCGTCATCATTGAGATGGGGTTTCCCGCATACTTTCTTATTGTTCAGGATTTTATCAACTGGGCAAAAGATCACCGCATTCCTGTCGGACCGGGCCGTGGTTCCGCGGCGGGTTCCATCGTTGCATGGTCACTGCGTATCACCAACATCGACCCGCTTCCGTTCGATCTGCTCTTCGAAAGATTCCTTAACGTCGAACGTATTTCAATGCCTGATATCGACGTTGACTTTTGCGAACGCAGAAGGCTTGAAGTAGTTAAGTACTGCTCTGAAAAGTACGGATGGGACCACGTAGCGCAGATAACCACATTCGGAACCATGAAAGCGAAAGCGGTTATCAAAGACGTAGGCCGCGCCATGGGAATGACCTTTGCCGAAACGGATAAGATTGCAAAGCTTATCCCCGATGATCCGGGGCTGCTGGCTAAAATGCTCGGCGTAAGTAAAGCTAAAATCAATGTTGAAAATGCGGTTAAAGCTGTCCCTGAACTGCAGAACATGGCAGATTTTGATCCGAAAATTGCCAAATTGATAGATATAGCCAAACGTTTGGAAGGAATGTCGCGCCACGCATCAACTCATGCGGCAGGTGTTGTTATATCAGACAAACCCATGATGGACTATCTTCCCCTTTACCTCGGTAAAAAAGGCGAAGTTGTTACCCAGTTCGACATGAAAAAGGTTGAAAAAGTCGGTCTGATCAAATTCGACTTTCTTGGCCTGAGGACCATGACTGTTGTCGAAGACTGTCTTGATATCATACGCGAACAGGGCAAAGAAGCTCCGGATCTCGAAAACCTTATTCTGGATGATCAGGCTACTTACGATATTTTCTGCAAAGGTGACACTGACGGTGTTTTCCAGGTTGAATCTTCGGGAATGCGTAAATATCTGCGCATGCTCAAGCCGAACTGCTTTGAAGATATTATCGCCATGCTTGCCCTGTACCGGCCGGGGCCGCTCGGTTCCGGCATGGTTGACGAATTTATTAAGCGTAAGCACGGTGAAATAGAAGTAAGCTATCTCTACCCTACTCTGGAAGCCAGTCTGGCCTCAACTTACGGGGTTATTGTTTATCAGGAACAGGTTATGGCGGCGGCTATGACCATCGCCAACTATTCACTTGGTGAAGGTGACCTGCTCCGGCGTGCAATGGGTAAAAAAGACCCTGATGAAATGTCCAAACAGCGTGTCAGATTCCTTGAAGGTGCCAGGGAAAATGAGATTCCTGAAAAAACGGCCAACGCTATTTTCGACCTTATGGAAGAATTTGCGGCTTACGGTTTCAACAAATCACACTCCGCAGCCTACGCACTTATTTCATATTACACAGCCTTCCTTAAGGCGCATTTTCCAGTAGAATTCATGGCAGCTCTAATGAGTACTGAAATGAATAATACCGAAAAAATCATCATATACATCAACGCCTGTCGTGACCTTGAGGTTACTGTCCGTCAACCGGATATCAATCTCGGCAAGGCCAGATTCTCTGTTCATGAAGGTGATATTATTTACGGAATGGCCGGGATTAAAAACGTCGGCGAAGAAGCTATTAATGAAATTGTTATCGAGCGGGAAAAGAACGGCCCGTTCGCCGGCCTGATTGATTTCTGTTCAAGAGTTAATCTGCGAAGAGTAACCAAAAGAGTCATTGAATATCTTATCAGAGCCGGAGCTATGGACAGCTTAGACGTAACCCGCGCCGGCCTGATGGCAGGTCTTGATAAAGCTGTTTCCTACGGTCAGAGAAAAACCAAGGAAAAAGAATCAGGTATGCTCAACATGCTTGATATGCTCGGAGGCTCAGGTGGAGCTGACAGCGAACCTGCCCCTGTAACTTTTGATGAATTTAACGCAGAAGAATGGGGGGACGAGGAAAAACTTAAACTTGAAAAAGAAGCTCTCGGTTTTTTCCTGACAAGCCATCCTCTGCTGGCCTACCGCCATGAGATGAAACGTCTCGGCATCGTTACAATTGATGAATGTAAACAAATGAGTAACGGAGCACAGGTCAGACTCGGCGTAATAATTCCGTCATATAAAGAATATGTCACCAAGAAAGGTGACAAAATGGCCTTCTGTCAAATGGAGGATATGACCGGATCCGGTGAGCTGACCATGCTGCCGAACACTTTTGCCGTTGCAGGACATTTTTTAACGCAGGATCAACCGCTGCTCGTAAAAGGTAAAATCGACCTGCGTGATCAGGAAGACGCCCCCTCGGATGCACCTAAGCAGGCAAAAGTTCTAGCAGAAGAAGTAAGTTTGCTGTCTAACGCTCAGGCCGGATGTCAGGAAGCGGTCCCACTTCCCGTTAACGGCGCGCACTGCTCTGAAGAAGGGATAAAAGAACTGAAAGCAATCCTCGGAGGATACCCGGGCTCTGCTCCGGTAACGCTGCAACTGTTTCTGGAAGAAGCAATCTGCTCTCTGCGGCTTGGGCCATCTTATTCAATAAGACCCAATGGAGACTTTTGGAAAGAATTCAATTCATGGCGTAAAAAAGGTTCAGTACAGGCAGGCTAA
- the dtd gene encoding D-aminoacyl-tRNA deacylase — MRLVIQRTSRAKVDVGPNTVGSIGNGIMVLVGFGKEDTADLPDSKVWETIINKMIGLRIFEDTQGKMNQSLEDFGGDILLVSQFTLYASCRNGRRPSFTGAAAPDLAKTLFEKLTEAVRIKAPGKVETGEFGAMMNVDFVNWGPVTIILDSRDFT; from the coding sequence ATGCGCTTAGTTATACAAAGAACCAGTAGAGCTAAAGTGGATGTCGGACCAAATACCGTTGGATCTATAGGTAACGGAATAATGGTGCTGGTGGGATTCGGAAAAGAAGATACCGCGGATCTCCCTGATTCAAAAGTTTGGGAAACAATCATTAATAAAATGATCGGCCTTCGAATATTTGAAGATACACAGGGAAAAATGAATCAGTCTCTGGAAGACTTTGGCGGAGACATCCTGCTTGTTTCGCAATTTACACTTTACGCATCATGCCGCAACGGAAGAAGACCGTCTTTTACCGGAGCGGCTGCCCCTGATCTGGCAAAAACATTATTTGAAAAACTTACTGAGGCTGTTAGAATCAAAGCTCCAGGCAAAGTCGAAACGGGCGAATTCGGAGCTATGATGAACGTGGACTTCGTTAACTGGGGGCCTGTTACGATTATTCTGGACTCACGCGATTTCACCTGA
- a CDS encoding SLC13 family permease encodes MTSLLYIYERGPLLLLFATGYILYRVIAAVRLPEYFSEKAVSLSRGRADYLLLSLIFVSAGMSMFIPNAVTVLAMIPVIRKLDAELESMTTPLTLSIIYGANIGGMGSLIGSPANMLLIGALDFFKVAGRDKITFFNWFIWAVPLVLLFLMLAWFTVRLALPKGGRTIPTKFQGRAKSISIRQKRGLKIFGFFLGFWLLTSVLREFIPVYAEFEFIAALIFTAIFLKVIFGRVRTGLAGAESKGSLMEWSSLLDGVPKQGILFLVILGAVVGLVKILDIDMYVAEWFKSLLSMLAVNGQSGYLLYLVTGMVVIMLTEVMSNTIVSTAFFAVVAQTADSFGANTMGLMILVSIASTCAFMTPIATPCNSLAYGEMRKVSLRTMLVLGLVLNIFGILLLSAWVWKVIPYVYG; translated from the coding sequence ATGACATCCCTACTATATATATATGAACGTGGTCCTTTGCTTTTGCTTTTTGCTACCGGATACATTTTGTATAGGGTTATCGCCGCCGTCCGGCTGCCAGAATATTTCTCGGAAAAGGCGGTAAGCCTGAGCCGCGGAAGAGCTGACTATCTTCTATTGTCGCTGATATTCGTTTCAGCGGGAATGTCTATGTTCATCCCCAATGCCGTAACCGTGCTTGCAATGATTCCTGTCATCCGCAAACTCGACGCGGAACTTGAATCAATGACAACGCCTTTGACGCTATCTATTATATATGGAGCAAATATCGGCGGCATGGGTTCGCTTATCGGAAGTCCTGCAAACATGCTGCTTATTGGAGCCTTGGACTTTTTTAAAGTTGCCGGCAGGGATAAGATTACCTTCTTTAACTGGTTTATATGGGCCGTACCACTGGTTCTGTTGTTCCTGATGCTTGCATGGTTCACAGTACGGCTTGCTCTTCCAAAGGGCGGACGAACAATCCCTACAAAATTTCAGGGCAGGGCAAAATCTATTTCAATAAGACAGAAACGAGGTCTTAAAATCTTCGGCTTCTTTTTAGGATTCTGGTTACTGACTTCAGTTCTTAGGGAGTTTATTCCTGTATATGCTGAGTTCGAGTTCATAGCTGCCCTTATCTTTACAGCAATTTTTCTCAAAGTGATCTTTGGAAGAGTCCGTACAGGGTTAGCAGGTGCGGAGAGTAAAGGGTCGTTGATGGAATGGAGCAGCCTACTTGATGGAGTTCCTAAGCAGGGTATATTGTTTTTGGTGATTTTAGGAGCAGTCGTCGGACTCGTAAAGATTCTGGATATTGATATGTATGTTGCAGAGTGGTTCAAATCTCTTTTGAGCATGCTTGCTGTAAACGGGCAGAGCGGGTATTTGCTGTATCTGGTAACAGGTATGGTCGTAATCATGCTCACCGAAGTGATGAGCAATACGATTGTTTCAACTGCGTTCTTTGCAGTGGTCGCGCAAACAGCTGATTCCTTCGGCGCTAACACTATGGGGCTTATGATACTGGTTTCGATAGCTTCAACCTGTGCATTCATGACTCCCATAGCCACACCTTGCAATAGTCTGGCCTACGGGGAGATGCGAAAGGTGTCATTGCGAACTATGTTGGTGCTTGGACTTGTGTTGAATATATTCGGAATCTTGTTGCTGTCGGCGTGGGTGTGGAAGGTTATTCCTTATGTATATGGGTAG